A window of Cryptomeria japonica chromosome 3, Sugi_1.0, whole genome shotgun sequence contains these coding sequences:
- the LOC131054761 gene encoding uncharacterized protein LOC131054761 gives MSDTQVEKLLKLVKDLRNQIDGQQGTSSPNKRFKGDSFINKAQALIELQNKLGFKFKDEGLLKRALDLFSEGWDNDHCIFKILGKSVMQTCVYYHLVKEDSKISKGNLQTSLSEFFGGREYGKEARGLGLEAFVRGPSSNCRCTRGSGRKTINEVDCLYAAVIGAVAIDSSIEQATSIFLGLRKWSSST, from the exons ATGTCGGACACCCAAGTAGAGAAGCTGTTGAAGCTGGTGAAGGACCTCAGAAACCAGATCGATGGACAACAG GGAACATCATCGCCGAATAAAAGATTCAAAGGCGACAGCTTCATCAATAAGGCTCAGGCGCTGATTGAACTGCAGAATAAATTAGG ATTCAAATTTAAGGACGAAGGGTTGCTGAAAAGGGCGCTTGATCTTTTCTCAGAGGGGTGGGACAATGATCACTGTATCTTTAAAATACTTGGGAAAAGCGTAATGCAGACTTGCGTGTATTACCATTTGGTGAAGGAGGATTCAAAAATCTCAAAGGGCAACTTACAGACGAGTTTGAGTGAATTCTTTGGAGGGAGAGAGTATGGCAAAGAAGCGCGAGGGTTAGGGTTGGAGGCATTTGTGCGGGGTCCGTCCAGCAATTGCCGCTGCACCAGAGGTAGTGGCCGGAAAACTATTAATGAGGTCGATTGCTTGTATGCTGCCGTGATTGGAGCAGTTGCAATTGACAGTTCCATAGAACAGGCAACATCCATA